Proteins co-encoded in one Arthrobacter globiformis genomic window:
- a CDS encoding Ig-like domain-containing protein — protein sequence MKPARNRPRLAAAITAGALVALAVPTAVVPAFAVISDPGTHIITVFPERDMVSAEGYAAGDHPTIQVLRGGAVIGTSSVLTPAAGIVEVNHPGGGCWEGTTPDIRPGDVVRVLTAPDVGDQTSVGNVTVTQPATKINASTVVMKGTAVAPGGGQLPADQLEARVVAANQSFALNGRRTLRAGAPGSGEDGVVKYDGPGLTTWTATWTGLTGVGADGVSDADRASSTTTSESRGLWLGRAAAIGNEVTIFEYAGIGGPAAPCTAPLAKGPSTPDLTAATDTGRFNTDNITRSTTPSFTGAVALPDAASVNLYIDGAASGSGAVAANGSYSITSNRALANGRHTVTAGEVSPAGIETRSAGSLAVTVDTVAPVVTAKAPAVNSLMVSQTANVTATFSEPIAGIGFASFNLKNAAGAVIAAPVTWNATTRVATLNPNVTLTADRKHTVALTAGITDIAGNPIAANSWVFTTGPRPVVTAKSPAANATAVSRTANVTATISETVTGVANGTFALRNAATGALVSYAVSYNATTRVATLNPNVTLAANTRYTATISASIKDAGGNPLSGLSWSFTTGR from the coding sequence ATGAAACCTGCAAGAAATCGTCCGCGTCTGGCAGCCGCCATCACGGCTGGCGCGCTGGTGGCGCTGGCCGTTCCGACCGCGGTTGTTCCGGCTTTCGCCGTCATCAGCGACCCGGGTACACACATCATCACCGTTTTCCCGGAACGGGACATGGTCTCAGCCGAAGGGTACGCAGCGGGCGATCATCCCACGATCCAGGTGCTTCGCGGCGGCGCAGTCATCGGCACGTCGTCGGTCCTGACTCCTGCGGCCGGCATCGTGGAAGTCAACCACCCCGGCGGAGGATGCTGGGAAGGCACCACCCCGGACATCCGCCCGGGTGATGTGGTCCGTGTTCTGACAGCCCCCGACGTCGGCGACCAGACGTCCGTGGGGAACGTCACCGTCACGCAGCCGGCCACCAAGATCAACGCCAGCACCGTGGTCATGAAGGGCACCGCTGTTGCACCCGGCGGCGGGCAGCTTCCGGCGGACCAGCTGGAAGCCAGGGTCGTGGCAGCCAACCAGTCGTTCGCACTGAACGGGCGGCGCACGCTGCGTGCCGGTGCCCCGGGATCAGGCGAGGACGGCGTCGTTAAATACGACGGACCGGGCCTCACCACCTGGACAGCCACCTGGACCGGCCTCACCGGAGTTGGCGCGGATGGCGTGTCCGACGCAGACCGCGCATCATCAACCACCACCTCTGAAAGCCGGGGACTGTGGCTGGGACGGGCCGCCGCGATCGGCAATGAAGTCACGATTTTCGAGTACGCGGGGATCGGCGGACCCGCCGCTCCGTGCACGGCGCCCCTGGCCAAGGGGCCGAGCACACCTGACCTGACGGCCGCCACCGACACTGGCCGCTTCAATACGGACAACATCACGCGCAGCACCACCCCAAGCTTCACGGGTGCCGTCGCGTTGCCGGACGCCGCGAGCGTCAACCTCTACATCGACGGCGCGGCCAGCGGCTCGGGAGCAGTGGCCGCGAACGGTAGCTACTCGATCACGTCCAACCGGGCGTTGGCCAACGGACGCCACACGGTGACGGCCGGGGAGGTCAGCCCTGCAGGCATCGAAACACGCTCCGCCGGGTCCCTGGCCGTCACCGTCGACACCGTGGCTCCCGTGGTGACCGCCAAGGCTCCGGCCGTCAACTCGCTGATGGTCAGCCAGACGGCCAACGTCACGGCAACCTTCAGTGAGCCGATCGCCGGCATAGGATTCGCGTCCTTCAACTTGAAGAACGCCGCAGGGGCGGTGATCGCGGCTCCCGTCACCTGGAACGCCACGACCCGTGTGGCCACTCTCAACCCTAACGTAACGCTCACTGCCGACCGGAAGCACACGGTAGCCCTGACTGCAGGCATCACAGACATCGCCGGCAATCCGATTGCCGCGAACTCCTGGGTGTTCACGACGGGCCCACGCCCGGTGGTGACCGCTAAGTCGCCGGCAGCGAACGCGACCGCGGTCAGTCGCACGGCCAACGTCACGGCGACGATTAGTGAAACGGTCACCGGCGTGGCCAACGGCACCTTCGCCCTCCGCAACGCCGCAACGGGGGCACTTGTGAGCTACGCCGTCAGTTACAACGCCACCACCCGGGTAGCAACGCTGAACCCGAACGTGACGCTGGCGGCCAACACGAGGTACACGGCCACTATTTCCGCGAGCATCAAGGATGCCGGCGGGAACCCGCTCAGCGGCCTTTCCTGGAGCTTCACCACAGGAAGGTAG
- a CDS encoding DMP19 family protein, whose product MTSSEYPVVLTVEGAAVGNSASDEEIVDSNVAVVNSMYQELLGSGEIAPNALRSYFVDFYLTQSLGGGFAQYVFTAPDRGELDAYIREGLEGMGAAGHVDLFDRTVEAFDSLSEEEADIYLDGEADAEEDGELPERVQAMEDLDAEFESLLETEDIVALNAAWLRGQEDLLVLNDDELTAHIAKRVAALPDLEERRAEAEEEALENAPEFEVIIRELCDIAGFELQKITMGDPNYDHNGETVLAWRFSTDHGDFLMIEDDDEAFMLNPDTKEIVAAVEFEELDEDLDEDLVEA is encoded by the coding sequence ATGACTTCCAGCGAATACCCCGTTGTCCTGACCGTCGAAGGCGCCGCAGTCGGCAACAGTGCCAGTGACGAAGAGATTGTTGATTCCAACGTTGCCGTGGTGAACAGCATGTACCAGGAGCTCCTCGGCTCGGGGGAGATCGCGCCCAACGCCCTGCGCAGCTACTTCGTGGACTTCTACCTGACGCAGTCCCTGGGCGGCGGCTTTGCGCAGTACGTCTTCACCGCCCCGGACCGTGGAGAGCTTGACGCCTACATCCGCGAGGGCCTGGAAGGCATGGGCGCCGCCGGGCACGTTGACCTCTTCGACCGCACCGTGGAGGCATTCGACTCCCTGTCCGAGGAGGAAGCGGACATCTACCTGGACGGCGAGGCCGACGCCGAGGAGGACGGCGAGCTCCCGGAACGCGTCCAGGCCATGGAGGACCTCGACGCCGAATTCGAATCGCTCCTCGAAACGGAGGACATCGTAGCCCTCAACGCGGCCTGGCTGCGCGGACAGGAAGACCTGCTGGTCCTGAACGACGACGAGCTCACCGCACACATCGCCAAGCGCGTGGCGGCGCTGCCGGACCTCGAAGAGCGCCGCGCCGAGGCCGAGGAAGAGGCCCTGGAGAACGCCCCGGAATTCGAGGTCATCATCCGCGAGCTGTGCGACATCGCGGGGTTCGAGCTGCAGAAAATCACCATGGGCGATCCGAACTACGACCACAACGGCGAGACGGTGCTCGCGTGGCGCTTCAGCACGGACCATGGCGACTTCCTCATGATCGAGGACGACGACGAGGCCTTCATGCTCAACCCGGACACCAAGGAAATCGTCGCCGCCGTCGAGTTCGAAGAACTGGACGAGGACCTGGACGAGGACCTGGTGGAGGCGTAG
- a CDS encoding phosphogluconate dehydrogenase C-terminal domain-containing protein gives MSAEQLTVAVIGAGGKMGMRVSRNLQKSAHTVFYSENSLAGQDRVRAEGREITATDDAVKGADVVILAVPDTVLGVVSEGVVPQMKAGAILLTLDPAAAYAGLLAKRDDVVQAVAHPCHPSVFLERTTKEEWADTFGGEGAPQNVVAAIDEDAPAATRDSAEAVIRTIYAPVIDVHWVTVKQLAILEPTLVETVACMIGTLLNEALHETVHTAGVPEEAAKAMLFGHVQIALTNALRGSNPFSEACEIAIQYGKDTIIKDDWKKIFDDSELDGVIAKMLKLNAVKR, from the coding sequence ATGTCAGCAGAACAATTGACCGTCGCCGTCATCGGAGCCGGTGGCAAAATGGGGATGCGCGTTTCCCGGAACCTCCAGAAGAGCGCCCACACCGTCTTCTACAGCGAGAACTCCCTGGCGGGCCAGGACCGTGTCCGCGCCGAAGGCCGTGAAATCACCGCCACCGATGACGCCGTCAAGGGCGCCGACGTGGTAATCCTCGCTGTCCCGGACACCGTTCTGGGCGTCGTGTCCGAAGGCGTCGTGCCCCAGATGAAGGCTGGCGCGATCCTGCTCACCCTGGACCCGGCCGCCGCCTACGCCGGGCTGCTGGCAAAGCGCGACGACGTCGTCCAGGCCGTTGCGCACCCGTGTCACCCGTCGGTGTTCCTGGAGCGCACCACCAAGGAAGAATGGGCCGACACCTTCGGCGGCGAGGGCGCGCCGCAGAACGTTGTTGCAGCCATCGACGAGGACGCGCCGGCAGCGACCCGCGATTCGGCCGAGGCCGTTATCCGCACCATCTACGCCCCCGTGATCGACGTCCACTGGGTCACCGTGAAGCAGCTCGCCATCCTCGAGCCCACCCTCGTGGAGACCGTGGCCTGCATGATCGGCACCCTTCTCAACGAGGCACTGCACGAGACCGTCCACACCGCCGGCGTGCCCGAGGAGGCGGCTAAGGCCATGCTGTTCGGCCACGTGCAGATAGCCCTCACCAACGCCCTGCGCGGTTCCAACCCGTTCTCCGAGGCCTGCGAAATCGCCATCCAGTACGGCAAGGACACCATCATCAAGGACGACTGGAAGAAGATCTTCGACGACTCCGAGCTCGACGGCGTCATCGCCAAGATGCTGAAACTGAACGCCGTCAAGCGCTAA
- a CDS encoding triose-phosphate isomerase family protein — protein sequence MSLPADPAAGGCTRAAGSSGSARPRAIIGVSLKMYFGYERTLDWCRDVAEIASAHPAVRSGDIELFALPAHPVLPECARILSAAGAATGAQDIFWEDEGAFTGEVSGKMVAETGGRYAEVGHAERRRIFGEDDDVIGLKTAAAYRNGLTPVLCVGEPDSGTAADAIKHCIREIDGVLNRAGSLGSTGRTIVAYEPQWAIGAAEPASPEFISEVITGLDAHLRSRPGQDGSRVIYGGSAGPGLISQLCPAVAGLFLGRFAHDPSAVRDILDEAAQRLGLVEPALLEPVGGRA from the coding sequence GTGTCACTTCCTGCTGATCCCGCCGCCGGCGGCTGTACACGCGCTGCTGGTTCATCCGGCTCCGCACGCCCAAGGGCGATCATCGGCGTCAGCCTGAAGATGTACTTCGGCTACGAACGCACGCTGGACTGGTGCCGGGACGTGGCCGAGATCGCCTCGGCCCACCCGGCCGTCCGCAGCGGCGACATTGAACTGTTCGCCCTGCCGGCCCACCCGGTGCTGCCCGAGTGCGCCCGGATCCTGTCCGCCGCCGGGGCGGCGACCGGTGCCCAGGACATTTTCTGGGAGGACGAAGGAGCCTTCACCGGCGAGGTCAGCGGCAAGATGGTGGCCGAAACCGGCGGCCGGTACGCCGAGGTGGGCCACGCCGAGCGGCGCCGCATCTTCGGTGAGGACGACGACGTAATCGGGCTGAAGACCGCGGCCGCCTACCGCAACGGCCTCACCCCGGTGCTGTGCGTGGGCGAACCCGACAGCGGCACCGCGGCGGATGCCATCAAGCACTGCATCCGTGAAATCGACGGCGTCCTGAACCGTGCCGGAAGCCTCGGCAGCACCGGGCGCACCATCGTGGCCTACGAGCCGCAGTGGGCCATTGGCGCAGCCGAACCGGCTTCGCCGGAGTTCATCAGCGAAGTCATCACCGGACTGGACGCCCACCTGCGCAGCCGCCCGGGCCAGGACGGCAGCCGGGTCATTTACGGCGGCAGCGCCGGCCCCGGCCTCATCAGCCAGCTCTGCCCCGCCGTCGCCGGACTGTTCCTGGGCCGCTTCGCCCACGACCCGTCGGCAGTGCGGGACATCCTGGACGAGGCCGCACAGCGGCTCGGCCTGGTGGAACCCGCTCTCCTGGAACCGGTCGGGGGCCGGGCATGA
- a CDS encoding sugar phosphate isomerase/epimerase family protein, producing the protein MSATVGQGSRLGAASRIGLSSYAFFWQLSDRVSRPLSIPEALERTAALGVDLFQICDYAPLETMSDGELRAVRATADSLGISLELGTKGIRPEHLRRFLHIAKILGAPLLRTMFNTPDHTPTADEAVEIFTEVLPEFKAAGVRIAVETYEQVPTSRILEVVERVGSLYLGVCSDPANTVAALESPHEVIDAVAPYVLNMHIKDFAFSRKEGWVGFTYSGAPLGEGLLDYDYMARKLQPKERNINQIVEHWLPWQDSEAETIRLENQWTQQSIDFLRSK; encoded by the coding sequence ATGAGCGCCACGGTTGGCCAGGGTTCAAGGCTTGGTGCGGCTTCCAGGATTGGTTTGAGCAGCTACGCGTTCTTCTGGCAGCTTTCGGACCGGGTTTCCCGTCCGCTGAGCATCCCCGAGGCGCTGGAGCGGACCGCGGCCCTGGGCGTGGACCTGTTCCAGATCTGCGACTATGCACCGCTGGAAACCATGAGCGACGGGGAACTGCGGGCCGTGCGGGCCACCGCCGATTCGCTCGGGATCAGCCTCGAGCTGGGCACCAAGGGGATCCGGCCGGAGCACCTGCGCCGGTTCCTGCACATCGCCAAGATCCTGGGGGCGCCGCTGCTGCGGACCATGTTCAATACCCCGGACCACACCCCGACGGCGGACGAGGCGGTGGAGATCTTCACCGAGGTCCTACCCGAGTTCAAGGCGGCCGGGGTGCGGATCGCGGTGGAGACCTACGAGCAGGTCCCCACCTCCCGGATCCTGGAGGTCGTAGAGCGCGTCGGAAGCCTGTACCTGGGCGTGTGCAGCGACCCCGCCAACACCGTGGCGGCCCTGGAGTCGCCGCACGAGGTGATTGACGCCGTCGCACCCTATGTCCTGAACATGCACATCAAAGACTTTGCGTTCAGCCGCAAGGAGGGGTGGGTCGGGTTCACATACTCCGGCGCGCCGCTCGGCGAAGGCCTTCTGGACTACGACTACATGGCCCGGAAGCTTCAGCCCAAAGAAAGAAACATCAACCAGATCGTCGAACACTGGCTGCCGTGGCAGGACTCCGAAGCGGAAACCATCCGCCTCGAAAACCAGTGGACCCAGCAAAGCATCGATTTCCTAAGGAGCAAGTGA
- a CDS encoding DEAD/DEAH box helicase, whose protein sequence is MPSQPDDSAALAIQTPAINDRSLAAGLAYAMGGRVSGISFDAATGLMLGKVRGGSEVPYSTTAKLVRKGGGWSCTVGVCSCPVRKDCKHVAALLFAAEDNAAVRVQLLSPADVSRVSREKSVPALSDWEQALSPLISQAGPAQQRGGTPLALQFEVEEPAPHFSYTGRRDPLRSVRQLKARPVIMGAKGKWIRGDVSWNTLSYLSFKRECNQAHVEWMQAFLAAHTAGANRAAYSSSSLWLGLNTFAGKNMWGLLEEARQIGVALVHSRSQEPVKVAAEPAAVGLNLGRYGSDTQDGGLELASTITVDGTEVDPASVGTIGRPAHGIFLISSGDALPGVAADETITLAPLESGLSEELLAFVTAGSTLHIPARDEGRFLTGFYPKLKQTARVTAADESVELPELAIPTLSLLANYGTDHRVRLHWEWHYKSGTIVTAQPLWRHPGDHGYRDDPGEARILEAVGQPWDVVPKLGESATGGWGTPRLAATAELSGLDTLAFTEEVLPRLKATPGVEVDTSGDIADYREAEEAPVVAISTKATDQRDWFDLGIVITLEGQPVSFAALFSALAAGQTRMLLPSGAYFSLDLPELHQLRALIDEARSLQDNKDAPLQISRFQAGLWDELAQLGIVDEQAAAWRTAVGGLLKEGVQGLPLPATLNAELRPYQLEGYNWLSFLYRHSLGGVLADDMGLGKTVQALALMCAAKEHAASSADIKEADAKDPTTVDDGGAPFLVVAPTSVVGNWEAEAARFAPGLTVRAVGETFAKSGADPAEAMAGADIVITSYALFRIDYESYAGRRWAGLVLDEAQFVKNHQSKAYQCARKLPAAFKLAITGTPLENNLMEFWALTSIVAPGLFASPSRFAEYYQKPVEKNGDKGQLDKLRRRVRPLMMRRTKEQVIKDLPPKQEQVLEVVLNPRHQKVYQTHLQRERQKILGLIEDVNKNRFTIFQSLTLLRQLSLDASLVDESLSGVRSSKLDVLFEQLEDLVAEGHRALIFSQFTGFLGKVRERLVEENIEFCYLDGGTRNRTDVVNEFKNGAAPVFLISLKAGGFGLNLTEADYVFLLDPWWNPASEAQAVDRTHRIGQARNVMVYRLVAKDTIEEKVMALKAKKSQLFADVMEGDALSGGALTTEDLAGLFND, encoded by the coding sequence ATGCCTTCCCAACCGGACGACAGTGCGGCACTGGCAATCCAGACCCCCGCGATCAACGACCGCTCCCTCGCGGCCGGGCTCGCTTATGCCATGGGCGGCCGCGTCTCCGGGATCTCCTTTGACGCCGCCACCGGCCTGATGCTCGGCAAGGTCCGCGGCGGCTCCGAGGTACCGTATTCCACCACGGCCAAGCTGGTCCGCAAGGGCGGCGGCTGGAGCTGCACGGTGGGCGTCTGCAGCTGCCCGGTCCGCAAGGACTGCAAGCACGTGGCCGCGCTCCTGTTCGCGGCCGAAGACAACGCGGCCGTGAGGGTGCAGCTGCTGTCCCCCGCTGACGTCTCGCGGGTGTCGCGGGAAAAGTCTGTGCCGGCGCTCTCGGACTGGGAGCAGGCACTCAGCCCCCTGATTTCGCAGGCCGGCCCTGCCCAGCAACGCGGCGGCACTCCCCTGGCCCTGCAGTTCGAGGTGGAGGAACCGGCCCCGCACTTCTCCTACACAGGCCGCCGGGATCCGCTCCGCAGCGTCCGCCAGCTCAAGGCCCGCCCGGTGATCATGGGTGCCAAGGGCAAATGGATCCGCGGCGACGTCTCGTGGAACACGCTGAGCTACCTGAGCTTCAAGCGCGAGTGCAACCAGGCCCATGTGGAGTGGATGCAGGCCTTCCTCGCCGCACACACAGCCGGCGCGAACCGGGCGGCGTACTCGTCCTCGTCCCTCTGGCTGGGGCTGAATACTTTTGCCGGCAAGAACATGTGGGGCCTGCTGGAGGAGGCCAGGCAGATCGGCGTCGCGCTGGTGCACAGCCGCAGCCAGGAACCCGTGAAGGTGGCGGCGGAACCTGCGGCGGTGGGCCTCAACCTGGGCCGCTACGGAAGTGACACCCAGGACGGGGGACTGGAGCTCGCGTCCACCATCACGGTCGACGGTACCGAGGTTGATCCGGCGTCGGTAGGCACCATCGGCCGCCCGGCGCACGGCATTTTCCTCATCTCCAGCGGGGACGCGCTGCCGGGGGTCGCCGCGGACGAGACAATCACCCTTGCCCCGCTGGAGAGTGGACTGAGCGAGGAACTGCTGGCCTTCGTCACGGCGGGCAGCACGCTGCACATCCCGGCACGGGATGAGGGCCGCTTCCTCACCGGCTTCTACCCCAAGCTGAAGCAGACTGCGCGGGTGACGGCGGCGGACGAGTCCGTCGAGCTGCCCGAGCTCGCCATCCCGACGCTCTCGCTGCTGGCCAACTACGGCACCGACCACCGCGTGCGACTGCACTGGGAGTGGCACTACAAGTCCGGCACCATCGTCACGGCACAGCCGCTCTGGCGCCATCCCGGAGACCACGGCTACCGTGACGATCCAGGCGAGGCCCGGATCCTGGAGGCTGTAGGCCAGCCGTGGGACGTGGTGCCCAAGCTCGGTGAGTCAGCCACCGGCGGCTGGGGCACGCCGCGGCTCGCGGCCACCGCGGAGCTGAGCGGGCTGGACACCCTGGCTTTCACGGAGGAGGTGCTCCCCCGCCTGAAGGCCACCCCCGGCGTCGAGGTGGACACCTCCGGCGACATCGCGGACTACCGGGAGGCCGAAGAGGCGCCGGTGGTGGCGATTTCCACCAAAGCCACGGACCAGCGCGACTGGTTCGACCTTGGCATCGTGATCACCCTCGAGGGCCAGCCGGTGTCCTTCGCGGCGCTCTTCTCCGCCCTCGCCGCAGGACAGACGCGCATGCTGCTGCCCAGCGGCGCGTACTTCTCCCTCGACCTGCCCGAGCTGCACCAGTTGCGGGCACTGATCGACGAGGCCCGCAGCCTTCAGGACAACAAGGATGCTCCCCTGCAGATCAGCCGGTTCCAGGCCGGACTCTGGGATGAACTTGCCCAGCTGGGGATCGTGGACGAGCAGGCGGCCGCCTGGCGCACAGCGGTGGGTGGGCTGCTGAAGGAGGGCGTCCAGGGCCTGCCGCTGCCGGCCACGCTCAACGCCGAGCTGCGCCCGTACCAGCTGGAAGGCTACAACTGGCTGAGCTTCCTGTACCGCCACAGCCTCGGCGGCGTGCTCGCCGACGACATGGGCCTGGGAAAGACGGTCCAGGCCCTGGCCCTGATGTGCGCGGCCAAGGAACACGCCGCGTCTTCCGCGGACATTAAGGAAGCGGACGCAAAGGACCCCACAACAGTGGACGACGGCGGCGCGCCCTTTTTGGTGGTGGCGCCCACCAGCGTCGTGGGCAACTGGGAGGCCGAGGCAGCCCGCTTCGCGCCCGGCCTTACGGTCCGCGCCGTCGGCGAGACCTTCGCCAAGAGCGGCGCCGATCCCGCCGAGGCCATGGCCGGGGCGGACATCGTCATCACGTCCTACGCATTGTTCCGGATCGACTACGAGTCCTACGCGGGACGGCGCTGGGCCGGGCTGGTGCTGGACGAGGCCCAGTTCGTCAAGAACCACCAGTCCAAGGCCTACCAGTGCGCCCGCAAGCTTCCGGCGGCGTTCAAGCTGGCCATCACCGGCACGCCGCTGGAGAACAACCTCATGGAGTTCTGGGCCCTGACGTCCATCGTGGCGCCCGGGCTGTTCGCCAGCCCCTCGCGGTTCGCCGAGTATTACCAGAAGCCGGTGGAGAAGAACGGCGACAAGGGGCAGCTGGATAAGCTCCGCCGTCGGGTCCGTCCGCTCATGATGCGCCGCACCAAGGAGCAGGTCATCAAGGACCTGCCGCCCAAGCAGGAACAGGTCCTCGAGGTGGTGCTCAACCCGCGGCACCAGAAGGTCTACCAGACCCACCTTCAGCGCGAGCGGCAAAAGATCCTGGGCCTCATCGAGGACGTGAACAAGAACCGATTCACCATCTTCCAGTCGCTGACTCTGCTGCGCCAGCTCAGCCTGGACGCCTCGCTGGTGGATGAGTCCCTGTCCGGCGTGCGGTCGAGCAAGCTGGACGTCCTGTTCGAGCAGCTCGAGGACCTGGTGGCCGAGGGCCACCGCGCCCTGATCTTCAGCCAGTTCACGGGCTTCCTGGGCAAGGTCCGTGAGCGCCTGGTCGAGGAGAACATCGAGTTTTGCTATCTCGACGGCGGCACCCGGAATCGCACCGACGTGGTCAACGAGTTCAAGAACGGCGCGGCCCCGGTGTTCCTGATCAGCCTCAAGGCCGGCGGCTTCGGCCTGAACCTGACCGAAGCCGACTACGTGTTCCTGCTGGACCCGTGGTGGAACCCGGCGTCGGAAGCGCAGGCCGTGGACCGCACCCACCGCATCGGCCAGGCCAGGAACGTCATGGTGTACCGGCTCGTGGCCAAGGACACCATCGAGGAGAAGGTCATGGCGCTCAAGGCCAAGAAGTCACAGCTGTTCGCCGACGTGATGGAGGGCGATGCACTCTCGGGCGGTGCGCTCACGACGGAGGACCTGGCGGGACTCTTCAACGACTGA
- a CDS encoding bifunctional SulP family inorganic anion transporter/carbonic anhydrase — MPSPAAMDPDPIHPGRSRIPALTRLTSGLRWDLPASLVVFLVAVPLSLGIAAASGAPVMAGLIAAAVGGIVAGSLGGAPLQVSGPAAGLTVIVAGLIEQFGWPVTCAITVAAGVLQVLLGMARVGRVALAIAPVVVHAMLAGIGIIIVLQQLHVMLGAEAGEAALHNILALPDSLATVDPQAAFLGAVVIALLAGWKYMPAAIRRVPGPLVAVVAATLLSLPFNSDVDRITFDGSLLDALSLPHLPQGEWTAIAVGVVTIALVASVESLLSAVAVDKMHHGERTDFNRELLGQGAANVTSGMLGGLPVTGVIVRSATNLEAGARTRKSAILHGVWVLVFSLLLAGVIQLVPEAVLAGLLIMIGIRLVKVADFQTARVTGDLTVYAATLLTVVFVNLLAGVLIGLALAVLLVVWRVVRASIHAEPLGGAAEGRWRVVIDGSCTFLSLPRLSKVLAAVPPAAHVTVELDVDYLDHPVHDTLEAWRVRHVNNGGSVEIEETGTATLHAAQAGTPARGSSRSALRGGFAPWRSWQRHSAPLAAGAAGNVPAPVRSVLNGVDSYHRRHAHLLRPHVQELSTFQDPDTLFITCADSRLVPNLITSSGPGDLFTVRNVGNVVGSDRLEPSVEASLKFALDELSVTSVVVCGHSGCGAMTALLAGPAGGEGSDGKEERCPVESWLDHGRPSLESFHAGHPVQVAAEQAGYGAVDQLAMVNVAVQLEQLQWHATLQDAVRSGDVHVTGLFYDIATARVLQITPTGISHLDPLPRAEELSPA; from the coding sequence ATGCCCTCGCCAGCCGCCATGGATCCAGACCCCATCCACCCCGGCAGGAGCCGGATACCGGCCCTGACACGCCTGACATCGGGCCTTCGCTGGGACCTGCCGGCGTCCCTGGTGGTGTTCCTCGTTGCTGTTCCGCTGTCGCTCGGCATCGCCGCTGCGTCGGGCGCTCCGGTCATGGCGGGACTGATCGCGGCTGCGGTCGGCGGCATCGTGGCCGGCAGCCTGGGTGGCGCACCGTTGCAGGTCAGTGGCCCCGCTGCGGGCCTGACGGTCATCGTCGCCGGCCTCATCGAACAGTTCGGCTGGCCCGTCACCTGTGCCATCACCGTGGCGGCCGGGGTCCTGCAGGTCCTGCTGGGGATGGCGCGGGTGGGACGCGTGGCGCTGGCCATCGCACCCGTGGTGGTGCATGCCATGCTTGCCGGCATCGGCATCATCATCGTCCTGCAGCAGCTGCATGTGATGCTCGGCGCCGAAGCGGGCGAGGCCGCACTGCATAACATCCTGGCCCTGCCGGACAGCCTGGCAACCGTCGACCCGCAGGCCGCCTTCCTGGGGGCTGTGGTAATCGCACTGCTCGCCGGATGGAAGTACATGCCGGCCGCAATCCGCCGGGTGCCCGGTCCGCTCGTCGCCGTCGTGGCAGCGACGCTGCTGTCGCTGCCGTTCAATTCCGACGTCGACCGGATCACCTTTGACGGGTCGCTGCTGGACGCCCTCTCGCTTCCGCACCTGCCGCAGGGGGAGTGGACCGCCATCGCGGTGGGCGTCGTCACCATCGCCCTGGTGGCCAGCGTCGAGTCGCTGCTGTCCGCTGTCGCCGTCGACAAGATGCACCACGGCGAGCGTACTGATTTCAACCGCGAGCTTCTCGGCCAGGGCGCCGCCAACGTGACGTCGGGCATGCTGGGCGGGCTTCCCGTCACCGGCGTGATCGTGCGCAGTGCCACCAACCTTGAGGCCGGCGCGCGGACCCGCAAGTCCGCCATCCTTCACGGCGTCTGGGTGCTCGTCTTCTCGCTGCTGCTGGCTGGAGTCATCCAGCTGGTCCCCGAGGCCGTGCTTGCCGGGCTGCTCATCATGATCGGTATCCGCCTCGTAAAGGTGGCCGATTTCCAGACGGCGCGTGTCACCGGTGACCTGACCGTCTACGCCGCCACGCTGCTCACGGTGGTGTTCGTCAATCTTCTCGCCGGGGTGCTGATCGGGCTCGCCCTGGCCGTGCTGCTGGTCGTATGGCGCGTGGTCCGGGCCAGCATCCACGCGGAGCCCCTCGGCGGAGCAGCTGAAGGCCGCTGGCGGGTGGTCATCGACGGCTCCTGCACGTTCCTGTCGCTTCCCCGCCTGAGCAAGGTGCTGGCCGCCGTTCCGCCGGCAGCCCACGTCACGGTGGAGCTCGACGTCGATTACCTGGACCATCCGGTCCACGACACCCTGGAGGCCTGGCGGGTGAGGCACGTCAACAACGGAGGCAGCGTCGAGATCGAGGAAACCGGCACCGCCACCCTGCACGCCGCCCAGGCAGGAACTCCCGCACGCGGGTCATCGCGCTCCGCGCTGCGCGGCGGCTTCGCACCGTGGCGGAGCTGGCAGCGTCACAGCGCACCGCTGGCCGCAGGGGCAGCCGGGAATGTCCCGGCTCCGGTGCGCTCGGTGCTCAACGGCGTGGACAGTTACCACCGCCGGCACGCCCACCTGCTGCGTCCGCACGTCCAGGAGCTGTCCACCTTCCAGGATCCCGACACGCTGTTCATCACCTGCGCCGACTCCCGGCTGGTGCCCAACCTGATCACCAGCAGCGGCCCGGGGGACCTGTTCACGGTCCGGAACGTGGGCAACGTAGTGGGGAGCGACCGCCTCGAACCGTCGGTCGAGGCATCCCTGAAGTTCGCCCTCGACGAGCTTTCTGTCACGTCGGTGGTGGTCTGCGGCCACTCCGGCTGCGGCGCCATGACCGCCCTGCTCGCCGGACCTGCTGGGGGCGAGGGCTCCGACGGCAAAGAGGAACGTTGCCCGGTCGAGTCCTGGCTGGACCACGGCCGGCCGAGCCTGGAGTCGTTCCATGCGGGCCACCCGGTCCAGGTTGCCGCGGAGCAGGCCGGGTACGGCGCGGTGGACCAGCTGGCCATGGTCAACGTTGCCGTCCAGCTTGAGCAGCTGCAATGGCACGCCACCCTGCAGGACGCCGTCCGGAGCGGTGACGTCCATGTGACGGGCCTGTTCTATGACATCGCCACGGCCCGGGTCCTGCAGATCACGCCCACCGGCATCAGCCACCTGGATCCGCTGCCGCGGGCCGAGGAGCTGTCCCCGGCCTGA